The proteins below are encoded in one region of Paenibacillus albus:
- a CDS encoding phytanoyl-CoA dioxygenase family protein, producing MHSTIALQEEKIAFYRQNGFVQLDGVISEEELNELRQCADEAMHIEVSQSAQPDKANRGYSRVLNQRFNTWRDHGGMSRFSLSHRLANLAKQLTGADGIRVFHDHLLYKMPGDSKPTPWHQDIPYWPMKERGALSIWLPLDDVDERNGCMMFVPGSQHVGKLNAVDLVNPQDLYAFEESESVRNTRPVIVPMKAGSCTFHDGLTFHYAHANHTDKPRRVLAIIYMPDGTIYTGEPHILCDHDPSLTAGAPIAGPLYPKLA from the coding sequence ATGCATAGCACAATAGCGCTTCAAGAGGAAAAAATCGCATTTTATCGGCAGAACGGTTTCGTTCAATTGGACGGTGTCATCAGCGAGGAAGAATTGAATGAGCTGCGCCAATGCGCGGATGAAGCGATGCATATCGAGGTATCCCAATCCGCGCAGCCGGACAAAGCCAACCGTGGCTATTCCCGCGTGCTCAACCAGCGGTTCAACACATGGCGCGACCACGGCGGCATGTCCAGATTCTCGCTTAGCCATCGGCTCGCGAATCTCGCCAAGCAGTTGACTGGAGCGGACGGCATCCGAGTGTTTCACGATCATCTGCTGTACAAGATGCCCGGCGACTCCAAACCGACGCCTTGGCATCAGGACATCCCGTATTGGCCGATGAAAGAACGCGGCGCCTTGTCCATCTGGCTGCCGCTCGATGACGTCGATGAGCGCAACGGCTGCATGATGTTCGTTCCCGGTTCCCAGCATGTAGGCAAGCTCAACGCGGTCGATCTTGTCAATCCGCAGGATCTATACGCCTTCGAGGAGAGCGAATCCGTCCGCAATACAAGACCGGTCATCGTTCCGATGAAGGCGGGGAGCTGTACCTTCCATGACGGGCTGACCTTCCACTATGCCCATGCGAATCATACCGACAAACCGAGGCGCGTGCTCGCAATCATCTATATGCCGGATGGTACCATCTACACCGGCGAGCCGCACATCCTCTGCGATCATGATCCGAGCCTGACTGCCGGCGCTCCGATTGCCGGACCTCTCTATCCGAAGCTGGCTTAG
- a CDS encoding RICIN domain-containing protein, which yields MKRKYRIILAVIALYGLVLGLFANESTAAVTWNSSTLQSVDDPSGSIYTYAPSVIVDGNTEHIYTCHNKNSGVVHDSIYYTKRVNGTVVETKEVLASGPNGAWDDFHLCDPSVVAGKYNYNGTQYNYAMFYLGNNDDCSCNNQIGVAFSNDLSANSWVKYPNPIVQHPTDGTWGLGQPSATSVDGNGRVLLFYTGEEPQASNDWGAWRRDVNLNNMSSPSIGAPLKLTTSGLNGTDGNADYLNNFDVAYDGTRDRFYIIREMHPYPTSDPNYIGDSLEVASIPATNIWSGGGSWQREAVISPTLTGFARNHNGGIARNAFGGLPSSTSLEAVFTDACANCGNSLWSYDLWSITGTLTDGASGGGGSSIESGKTYALYNRKTSNVLDCYTSTNGSQCYTWDWTNVVNQKWIITDVGGGYYKIINSYNNKALDNYDQANASSVYVWDYVSGIDQQWQIVPTSDSYFKLINRKTGKALDAYNDVNGDPTYAWDYVNGLDQQWQLVKLN from the coding sequence ATGAAGAGGAAGTATCGCATTATCCTTGCCGTAATTGCCCTGTATGGTCTAGTTCTTGGCTTGTTTGCAAACGAATCGACAGCAGCCGTCACTTGGAATAGCTCTACGCTGCAGAGCGTGGACGATCCGAGCGGCAGCATTTACACCTACGCGCCATCTGTTATTGTGGATGGAAATACGGAGCATATCTACACGTGCCATAACAAGAACAGCGGCGTCGTCCATGACAGCATCTACTATACCAAGCGGGTGAATGGCACCGTAGTGGAGACGAAGGAAGTGCTCGCTTCGGGACCGAATGGAGCATGGGATGACTTCCACCTCTGTGATCCTTCGGTTGTAGCGGGGAAATATAACTATAATGGCACGCAGTACAATTACGCGATGTTCTACCTTGGCAATAACGATGATTGCAGCTGCAACAATCAAATCGGCGTTGCATTCTCTAATGATCTATCGGCGAACAGTTGGGTGAAGTATCCGAACCCGATCGTTCAGCATCCAACGGACGGCACATGGGGGCTCGGACAACCATCCGCTACAAGTGTAGATGGTAACGGAAGAGTACTCCTGTTCTACACCGGAGAGGAGCCGCAAGCGAGCAACGACTGGGGTGCATGGCGCCGCGACGTCAACTTAAACAACATGTCGAGCCCGTCAATCGGCGCGCCGCTCAAGCTGACAACCTCCGGGCTAAATGGCACGGACGGTAACGCTGATTATCTGAACAACTTCGACGTCGCCTATGACGGGACGCGCGACCGGTTCTACATCATTCGCGAGATGCATCCGTATCCAACCAGCGATCCGAACTATATCGGAGACAGCTTGGAGGTCGCCAGCATTCCGGCGACGAACATCTGGAGCGGCGGCGGCTCGTGGCAGCGCGAAGCTGTCATTTCCCCTACGCTGACCGGTTTCGCCCGCAACCATAATGGCGGCATCGCCCGTAACGCGTTTGGAGGACTCCCATCCTCGACATCGCTCGAGGCGGTATTCACGGATGCCTGCGCGAACTGCGGCAATTCGCTATGGAGCTATGATCTATGGTCGATTACGGGAACGCTCACCGATGGTGCAAGTGGAGGCGGAGGAAGCAGCATTGAATCAGGCAAAACTTACGCGCTCTACAACAGGAAGACGAGCAATGTGCTTGATTGCTACACCTCGACCAACGGCTCGCAGTGCTACACGTGGGATTGGACGAATGTAGTCAATCAGAAGTGGATCATCACGGATGTAGGCGGCGGTTATTACAAGATTATCAATTCGTACAACAACAAGGCTCTGGATAACTATGATCAGGCGAATGCAAGCTCCGTCTATGTGTGGGATTATGTCAGCGGCATCGATCAGCAGTGGCAGATTGTCCCGACAAGCGACAGCTACTTCAAGCTAATCAACCGGAAGACCGGCAAAGCGTTGGACGCGTATAACGATGTTAACGGTGATCCGACCTACGCTTGGGATTACGTGAACGGTCTCGACCAGCAGTGGCAGCTCGTGAAGCTGAACTAA
- a CDS encoding sensor histidine kinase yields the protein MKALHTLRSRIRFRIYEKLVTAFLLTLIPILTISFLVTLSSEATIREDISVSLRSKVHSYLSTFETEMTRIIRMKERYMVDEDVQNLIMFHEIMPFDEQRTAMLSIQEKLRQFRDSSLFVQGIKLMVPELGRDIQDERIDHNFPQDEIDALREMRTTRQIIMPVNGTLILGDSYPNNAMSMQTPEAWLEVILSTADIETSLRQFSEFRDGQAVLFDQAGKWTLGMPPKQKQNQKQNTNTDTTAASSMGVPADALQAATKDGIGRFELGGTKYYFARETSELLHVTLLMYVPEKTVLGPLDWYKQLLWILAATSLLVILVFSLWIYRLIHRPIQRLTMAFRQLEKGEFQQSLALQYRYKDQFSDLYQQFNYMSSRLKQLIQDVYEQELSLKRAELKQLQSQINPHFLYNIFFLLNRILQFDDVDTAKALTRNLGTYFRYITRSSSDEVELQQEMDHVRSYAAIQSIRFGSKLQIELEELPAEAKTLRVPRLILQPIVENAFEYGLEDHQDQGQLRISCTMSADMLIIQVEDNGESLSDEVLKDISARLKIKDAAVETTGMLNVHHRLQLSLGASAGLLLSRSELGGMAVRIQIPATGNGLEQGGSGNVPSDDRRQ from the coding sequence TTGAAAGCGCTTCATACACTACGTTCCCGTATTCGATTCCGTATCTATGAGAAGCTTGTAACGGCTTTTCTGCTGACGCTGATTCCGATTCTTACGATAAGCTTCTTGGTCACGCTCTCCAGCGAAGCTACGATTCGCGAAGATATATCCGTTTCCCTACGTTCCAAGGTGCACTCGTATTTAAGCACGTTCGAAACCGAGATGACCCGAATTATCCGGATGAAGGAACGTTACATGGTCGATGAAGACGTCCAGAATCTCATCATGTTTCATGAGATTATGCCATTCGACGAGCAGCGGACGGCGATGCTGTCCATCCAGGAGAAGCTGCGCCAATTTCGCGATTCCAGCTTGTTCGTTCAGGGAATCAAGCTAATGGTGCCTGAGCTCGGGCGCGATATTCAGGATGAACGGATCGATCATAATTTTCCGCAAGACGAGATCGATGCCTTGAGGGAAATGCGCACGACGCGGCAAATCATCATGCCGGTGAACGGCACATTGATACTAGGCGACAGCTATCCGAATAATGCCATGTCCATGCAGACTCCCGAGGCATGGTTGGAAGTGATCCTCTCCACGGCGGATATTGAAACTTCCTTACGCCAATTCTCCGAGTTCCGTGACGGCCAGGCCGTGCTCTTCGATCAAGCTGGCAAATGGACGCTTGGCATGCCGCCGAAGCAGAAGCAGAATCAGAAGCAGAATACGAATACAGATACGACGGCAGCAAGCTCGATGGGCGTGCCCGCGGATGCGCTTCAGGCTGCCACGAAGGATGGAATCGGGCGGTTCGAGCTGGGTGGCACGAAGTATTATTTTGCAAGGGAAACCTCTGAGCTCTTACATGTGACCTTGCTCATGTATGTTCCCGAGAAGACGGTGCTCGGTCCGCTGGACTGGTACAAGCAGCTGCTCTGGATTCTGGCGGCGACGTCGCTTCTCGTCATTCTCGTATTCTCCCTGTGGATTTACAGGTTAATTCATAGACCGATTCAACGGCTGACGATGGCTTTCCGGCAGCTGGAGAAGGGTGAATTTCAGCAGTCGCTTGCCTTGCAATATCGATATAAGGACCAATTCTCGGATCTATACCAGCAGTTTAACTATATGTCCTCCCGACTCAAGCAGCTGATTCAGGACGTCTACGAGCAGGAGCTCAGCTTGAAGCGAGCGGAGCTCAAACAGCTGCAATCCCAGATCAATCCGCATTTCCTATATAATATTTTCTTCCTGCTCAACCGTATTCTGCAATTCGACGATGTGGATACGGCCAAGGCGCTCACCCGCAATCTAGGGACGTACTTCCGTTATATTACGCGAAGCTCAAGCGATGAAGTAGAGCTGCAGCAGGAGATGGATCATGTCCGTTCTTACGCCGCCATTCAATCGATCCGCTTCGGAAGCAAGCTTCAGATTGAACTGGAGGAATTGCCGGCAGAGGCCAAGACGCTCCGCGTCCCGAGGCTAATCCTTCAGCCGATTGTGGAGAACGCGTTCGAATACGGGCTGGAAGACCATCAAGATCAAGGCCAGCTGCGCATCAGCTGCACCATGAGCGCCGATATGCTCATCATTCAAGTTGAAGATAACGGGGAGAGTCTATCAGACGAAGTGCTGAAGGATATCTCTGCAAGATTGAAAATTAAAGACGCCGCCGTTGAAACGACAGGCATGCTCAATGTCCATCACAGGCTGCAATTGAGCTTAGGAGCAAGCGCGGGATTACTGTTATCGCGAAGCGAGCTCGGCGGCATGGCTGTGCGAATCCAAATCCCGGCGACGGGCAACGGCTTAGAACAAGGGGGAAGCGGAAATGTACCGTCTGATGATCGTAGACAATGA
- a CDS encoding response regulator transcription factor translates to MYRLMIVDNEEYVVNGLVDLFSRLNDPDMELEVIGAYSSKDALEVMMRTKIDIVISDIRMPGMSGLELQRIIQGRWSRCKTIFLSGYDDFNYAQEAMRYGSVNYILKTEGDEVIIEAVKRAIHLLRNDSELQQIVQQAKQQLQKAITPLQREYFSIMLNGDPHAFRQMEKQFAELDIPLSPDKPIFVVAGRIDEWNEQYGYYDQSLLLYGLQNIAKEYLSLSAVHVSFVHDRSRVVWFIQPVSEDNATSPAMREHLWRMTRHFIYGTFESIQSTCLDLLHLPISVAISRDSVPWEKVGREYAQLGKYFQSGTEKQLLVVEGERIDEQSVQEDDLIDTKQLITQYELLSYNLEHQQQSAFSQILRNLLDTGSQASRLGNWLLAAQISTTVLAIFQPFVLKLPKSDAPAPAGGSSSYKPELLLNWHEAEMEIRKRAEALFEHKKIDAETEGDEIIHKVNAFIQSRLGGDLTLNAIAQAMGHNPSYLSRLYKHKAGQGLSEYIMDARLRLAKELLAQPQFKISEVSKGVGFLSEHYFYRFFKRATKLTPQEYREQLVNKGQ, encoded by the coding sequence ATGTACCGTCTGATGATCGTAGACAATGAGGAGTATGTCGTGAATGGGCTTGTGGATTTGTTCAGCAGGCTGAACGATCCGGATATGGAGCTGGAGGTCATCGGCGCTTACTCCTCCAAGGATGCCCTCGAAGTGATGATGCGCACGAAGATCGATATCGTCATTAGCGACATCCGGATGCCGGGCATGAGCGGCTTGGAGCTGCAGCGCATTATTCAAGGCCGATGGTCCCGCTGCAAAACGATCTTTCTGTCCGGGTACGACGATTTCAACTACGCACAGGAAGCGATGCGCTACGGTTCGGTTAACTATATTCTGAAGACCGAAGGCGACGAAGTCATTATTGAAGCCGTTAAGCGGGCAATTCATCTGCTTCGTAATGATTCCGAGCTCCAGCAGATCGTGCAGCAGGCGAAGCAGCAGCTGCAGAAGGCAATCACGCCGCTGCAGCGAGAGTACTTCAGCATCATGCTCAATGGCGATCCGCATGCATTCCGGCAGATGGAGAAGCAATTCGCCGAGCTGGACATTCCGCTGTCGCCAGACAAGCCCATCTTTGTCGTGGCAGGGCGTATCGATGAATGGAACGAGCAATATGGCTATTATGATCAATCGTTGCTGCTGTATGGATTGCAAAATATCGCCAAGGAGTATCTGTCTCTCTCCGCTGTCCACGTCTCTTTCGTTCATGATCGGTCGCGCGTCGTTTGGTTTATTCAGCCTGTCTCGGAGGATAACGCGACTTCGCCTGCCATGCGTGAGCATCTATGGCGGATGACCCGGCACTTCATCTACGGGACGTTCGAGAGCATTCAATCGACTTGTCTCGATCTGCTGCATTTGCCAATCTCCGTAGCCATTAGCCGGGATAGTGTTCCATGGGAGAAAGTCGGACGCGAGTACGCGCAGTTGGGTAAATATTTTCAATCCGGGACTGAGAAGCAGCTGCTTGTCGTAGAAGGCGAACGCATTGACGAGCAGTCGGTTCAAGAAGATGACTTGATCGATACGAAGCAGCTCATCACCCAATATGAGCTCTTAAGCTATAACCTGGAACACCAGCAGCAATCTGCCTTTAGTCAAATTCTCCGTAACCTGCTTGATACCGGAAGCCAGGCATCCCGGCTGGGCAATTGGCTGCTCGCGGCTCAAATTAGCACGACGGTGCTTGCGATCTTCCAGCCGTTCGTGTTGAAGCTCCCAAAGTCTGATGCGCCGGCGCCGGCAGGCGGCTCGTCGTCATACAAGCCTGAGCTGCTGCTGAATTGGCATGAGGCCGAAATGGAAATCAGGAAGCGGGCTGAAGCCTTGTTCGAGCATAAGAAGATCGACGCGGAGACTGAAGGAGATGAGATCATCCATAAGGTCAATGCGTTTATTCAAAGCCGTCTAGGCGGCGATCTGACCTTGAACGCGATCGCTCAAGCGATGGGACATAATCCTTCTTACCTCTCCCGTCTGTATAAACATAAAGCAGGTCAAGGCTTGTCCGAATATATTATGGATGCAAGACTACGGCTGGCCAAGGAGCTTCTGGCGCAGCCCCAGTTCAAAATCAGCGAAGTATCCAAAGGTGTCGGCTTCCTATCCGAGCATTACTTCTATCGCTTCTTCAAGCGTGCGACCAAGCTGACTCCGCAAGAGTATCGCGAGCAGTTAGTCAATAAAGGCCAGTAA
- a CDS encoding type 2 periplasmic-binding domain-containing protein — protein sequence MKKRKSLVVLLGMTLAMSSLLGACSSNNSNNGANNTTNAAEGTNNSAGDNKAAASNNSSTGTDNTAAAADQKLDPIKVDWYVDLSWWKYNGDLGKDKFSTFVRDKFGLDLNFITPATDDGQKLAAMLASSSLPDIITYEGWKDDPGYKLYKSGNLAPMDELIAKYAPEFKPYQDVADWYRQSDGHFYGLPNYAYSKNELKPGERLEPNSGFTLRKDIMEKLGNPDISTADKFMTVLERVKNEIKTYDGKPIVPLQLYEFSDQGNGSVNWLQQYFATPFESPDGKYLDVRFQEKYWEGVKFLNEAYRKGLISQDNFTDKRDQINEKVASGRVFSMLTASQDFNDQFKTLFNADNNAEFQAFALRNYNGDDPYLQDLRGYGWLLTSVNKNSKAADRITKLIAYLNSKEGQDLVAFGWEGETYTKNANGTYTMTPEYKAGESSGESAKKYGIGFNLQQDWLTIKDLYAKPTEPVDIYLADMKKPLVQYSYDFNAATPKFDPENPQYNEMTELRTKLNLLWGRLLPKMILAGSEDKAKQTYDDAVAQMKKAGWDKLDAFNQEMYQATKKRLGVEFGWPGNIK from the coding sequence ATGAAAAAAAGAAAATCGTTAGTCGTGCTGCTCGGCATGACGCTGGCCATGAGCAGTCTTCTAGGTGCGTGCAGCTCGAACAATAGCAACAACGGCGCAAACAATACGACGAATGCAGCCGAAGGAACGAACAACAGCGCCGGCGATAACAAGGCAGCTGCTTCCAACAATAGCAGCACAGGTACGGACAATACGGCTGCCGCTGCGGATCAGAAGCTGGATCCGATCAAGGTGGACTGGTATGTGGATCTGTCTTGGTGGAAGTACAACGGCGACCTGGGCAAAGATAAATTTTCCACGTTCGTTCGAGATAAGTTCGGTCTAGATCTGAATTTCATCACGCCAGCTACGGATGACGGTCAGAAGCTTGCAGCCATGCTTGCATCGAGCAGCCTGCCTGACATTATCACATACGAGGGCTGGAAGGACGATCCGGGCTATAAGCTGTACAAGAGCGGGAACCTCGCTCCTATGGATGAGCTGATTGCCAAATACGCCCCTGAGTTCAAGCCCTACCAAGACGTAGCGGATTGGTACCGCCAATCGGACGGCCACTTCTATGGCTTGCCGAACTACGCGTACTCCAAGAATGAACTGAAGCCAGGAGAGAGATTGGAGCCGAACAGCGGCTTTACGCTCCGCAAAGATATCATGGAGAAGCTCGGCAATCCGGATATTTCGACGGCCGACAAGTTCATGACCGTGCTGGAGCGCGTTAAGAACGAAATCAAAACGTATGATGGCAAGCCAATCGTTCCGCTTCAGCTGTATGAATTCAGCGATCAAGGGAACGGGTCGGTGAACTGGCTGCAGCAGTATTTCGCGACACCGTTCGAATCGCCGGATGGCAAATACCTTGATGTCCGCTTCCAGGAGAAGTACTGGGAAGGTGTGAAGTTCCTGAACGAGGCTTACCGTAAAGGACTCATTTCGCAGGATAACTTCACTGACAAGCGCGACCAAATCAATGAGAAGGTGGCAAGCGGACGCGTCTTCTCGATGCTGACAGCAAGCCAGGATTTCAATGATCAGTTCAAAACGCTGTTCAATGCGGACAATAATGCGGAGTTCCAGGCATTCGCGCTGCGCAATTACAATGGCGACGATCCTTACTTGCAAGATCTCCGCGGTTACGGCTGGCTGCTCACTTCCGTGAACAAGAACAGCAAAGCGGCTGACCGCATTACGAAGCTGATTGCTTACTTGAACAGCAAGGAAGGCCAAGATTTGGTCGCATTCGGCTGGGAAGGCGAGACTTATACGAAGAATGCAAACGGTACGTACACGATGACGCCGGAGTATAAAGCCGGCGAATCAAGCGGCGAATCCGCGAAGAAATACGGCATCGGCTTCAACCTGCAGCAGGATTGGCTGACGATCAAAGACCTGTACGCGAAACCGACGGAACCGGTAGACATCTACCTTGCTGACATGAAGAAACCTCTCGTGCAATACAGCTATGACTTCAATGCAGCGACGCCGAAGTTCGATCCGGAGAATCCGCAGTATAACGAAATGACGGAGCTGCGTACGAAGCTCAATCTGCTGTGGGGCCGACTGCTTCCGAAGATGATCCTTGCAGGCTCTGAGGACAAAGCGAAGCAAACGTACGACGATGCAGTTGCGCAAATGAAGAAAGCCGGCTGGGATAAGCTGGATGCCTTCAACCAAGAGATGTACCAAGCGACGAAGAAGCGTCTTGGCGTCGAGTTCGGATGGCCAGGCAACATCAAGTAG
- a CDS encoding ABC transporter permease: protein MHKSGIFMRLAAQWQIQLMSWLGLLFIIVFAYLPMTGVLMAFKDMDHSFNLIHDMFHAPWAGFSFFKEFFNDDQFSDILKNTVLLNLLQLLINFPAPIIFAIMINEVLHARFKRFVQSLSYLPHFLSWIVFGGILTTLLSTQDGVVNIFMQKLGIFSQPFDFLGDANHFWGLIIGTSLLKGLGWGSIIYLAAITSIDSTLYEAATIDGAGRFRKIWHITIPSISGTILIFFLLSIGNLLNSAFDQIWIFQSPLNIDRSEVIDTFVYRVGIKEMRYSYTTAVGLFKSVVALLLLVTGHYASKRIAGRGLF from the coding sequence ATGCACAAATCGGGCATCTTCATGCGGCTTGCCGCTCAATGGCAAATTCAGCTTATGTCCTGGCTCGGCCTGTTGTTTATCATCGTATTCGCCTATTTGCCCATGACCGGCGTCCTTATGGCATTCAAGGACATGGATCATTCCTTTAACCTGATTCACGACATGTTTCACGCCCCTTGGGCAGGGTTCTCGTTCTTCAAGGAGTTTTTCAACGACGATCAATTCAGCGATATTCTGAAAAATACCGTTCTTCTTAATCTGCTGCAGCTGCTTATCAATTTCCCTGCGCCGATTATCTTCGCCATCATGATCAACGAGGTGCTGCATGCCAGGTTCAAGAGGTTCGTGCAGTCGCTGTCCTATCTGCCGCATTTTCTATCTTGGATCGTCTTCGGCGGCATTCTGACGACGCTTCTCTCTACGCAAGACGGCGTAGTGAACATTTTCATGCAGAAGCTGGGTATCTTCAGTCAGCCCTTCGATTTCCTTGGGGATGCCAATCATTTCTGGGGATTAATCATCGGCACATCGCTGCTGAAAGGACTCGGCTGGGGCTCCATCATCTATTTGGCGGCGATTACTTCCATTGATTCCACGCTTTACGAGGCGGCAACCATCGACGGCGCCGGGCGCTTCCGCAAAATTTGGCATATTACGATTCCGAGCATTTCGGGAACGATTCTGATCTTCTTCCTGCTGTCGATCGGCAATCTGCTCAATTCCGCCTTCGACCAAATTTGGATTTTTCAATCGCCGCTCAATATAGATCGCAGCGAAGTGATCGATACTTTTGTTTACCGAGTCGGCATCAAGGAGATGCGCTATTCCTATACGACTGCGGTAGGCTTGTTCAAGTCGGTCGTCGCGCTGCTGCTGCTTGTGACCGGACATTACGCAAGCAAGCGGATTGCGGGCCGAGGCCTGTTCTAA